A stretch of the Bacteroidota bacterium genome encodes the following:
- a CDS encoding helix-turn-helix transcriptional regulator encodes MAKKEQESAQSKLMQRIKSGLPGNISLVDEMADLLGVSNDSAYRRIRGETTLSIEEIALICNHFKISFDAFISNNKETAGNLNQVNFTYYQLSGHVNTFREYLENMKRDIYTLLKFPENERSVIYAAEDIPVFQHFAHPFLTAFKIFYWNKSILNAPGFEDKKFDTLHVDTDLVEIARDIYDAYAKISSIEIWSDDTVNSTLKQVEFYWEAGAFKSKEDALKVCGELSLLFSRISKQAEMNVKFDSNNKPASSENNYALYQSDVMIGNNCVMSQMGNIKGSYISYHTFNVMLTMNHGFCNETDLWLKNLIRKSNLISGVAEKQRYRYFKQVDEALKRLVTKIEND; translated from the coding sequence ATGGCTAAAAAAGAGCAAGAATCTGCACAAAGCAAATTAATGCAGCGGATAAAATCCGGTTTGCCTGGAAACATTTCCTTGGTTGATGAAATGGCCGATTTGCTGGGTGTTAGTAATGATAGTGCTTACAGAAGGATTAGAGGAGAAACGACATTGAGTATTGAAGAGATTGCTTTAATCTGCAATCATTTCAAAATCTCTTTCGATGCTTTTATCAGTAACAATAAAGAAACAGCGGGCAACCTAAATCAAGTTAACTTCACCTACTATCAGTTGAGTGGTCATGTGAATACATTTCGTGAATACCTCGAAAACATGAAAAGGGATATTTATACCCTTCTGAAGTTTCCGGAAAATGAGCGCTCGGTGATTTATGCAGCTGAGGATATTCCTGTATTTCAGCACTTTGCTCATCCTTTTTTAACAGCCTTCAAAATATTTTATTGGAATAAGTCGATTTTAAATGCACCCGGATTTGAAGATAAAAAGTTCGACACATTGCATGTGGATACCGACTTGGTTGAAATCGCCAGAGATATTTATGATGCGTATGCTAAAATCTCCTCCATTGAAATTTGGTCGGATGATACCGTAAACAGTACCTTAAAGCAAGTTGAGTTTTATTGGGAAGCCGGTGCTTTTAAAAGTAAAGAAGATGCTTTAAAGGTTTGCGGAGAACTCAGTTTGTTGTTTTCAAGAATCAGCAAACAGGCAGAGATGAATGTGAAATTTGATTCGAATAATAAACCGGCCTCTTCCGAAAACAATTATGCCCTTTACCAAAGCGATGTGATGATTGGAAACAACTGCGTGATGTCGCAAATGGGAAATATAAAAGGTTCTTATATCTCTTATCATACCTTTAATGTGATGCTGACAATGAACCACGGTTTTTGTAACGAAACAGATTTATGGCTTAAAAATTTAATTCGTAAGTCAAACTTAATCAGTGGTGTTGCAGAGAAACAACGGTATCGATACTTTAAGCAAGTAGATGAAGCTTTAAAAAGACTTGTTACCAAAATTGAAAATGACTAA
- a CDS encoding T9SS type A sorting domain-containing protein — protein MKKVLALVGVFTILLNSTNTLLGQERINSNYTNTLTNEDEILLSGFNEKAILFELKQKGIPESEFNSIIRHKKLDYINRKKGLVDANTFFFAPLNVSSGPCDNAGFESGDFTNWMAATGMCDLMPLTPPTWIPGFVTSRHTITSGTGFDPYAISIVSGLPEIPLVAPGSGVYSTCLGNSQIGAETEYLRYQYIVSPADTSFIYKYAVVLESPPGHTPAEQPRFDIKVFDASNVLIYSDSIVPLAALSDTSYKPFNDSFGFSVGYYKKWTTDTIDLTSFVGTTVTIQFQTSDCTLTGHFGYAYIDCSCNPSNTDISESLENNSFDIFPNPVNDLTTIRFSLMKDEMVKVSVVDLLGNKIAIVDEKNMISGQNELRWNTEGISNGMYLIQLQIGEHTFTKKLIVAQK, from the coding sequence ATGAAAAAAGTATTAGCATTAGTTGGTGTGTTCACCATTTTATTAAATTCTACAAATACCTTGCTCGGACAAGAGAGAATTAATTCCAACTACACTAACACCTTGACGAATGAAGATGAAATTTTACTCAGTGGATTTAATGAAAAAGCCATCTTATTTGAACTTAAACAAAAAGGAATCCCTGAATCAGAATTCAATTCGATTATTCGACATAAAAAATTAGACTATATTAATAGGAAGAAAGGCTTAGTTGATGCAAATACATTTTTTTTTGCCCCACTAAACGTTTCTTCCGGTCCTTGTGATAATGCAGGTTTTGAATCTGGCGATTTTACAAATTGGATGGCTGCAACTGGAATGTGTGATTTAATGCCTTTGACACCACCTACATGGATTCCTGGATTTGTTACTAGTCGTCATACAATTACATCAGGTACTGGTTTTGATCCTTATGCAATTAGTATTGTTAGCGGATTACCTGAAATCCCTTTGGTAGCTCCGGGTAGCGGAGTATATTCTACCTGTCTGGGGAATAGCCAAATTGGAGCTGAAACAGAGTATTTGAGATACCAATATATTGTTTCTCCTGCAGACACTTCTTTCATTTATAAATATGCGGTTGTACTAGAAAGTCCACCGGGACATACACCAGCGGAACAGCCAAGATTTGATATAAAAGTATTCGATGCTTCTAATGTTCTTATTTATTCTGACTCAATCGTTCCTTTAGCAGCATTAAGCGATACTTCCTATAAACCTTTTAATGATTCGTTTGGTTTTAGTGTTGGTTATTATAAGAAATGGACAACAGATACTATTGACCTAACTTCTTTTGTTGGAACTACAGTGACAATTCAGTTTCAAACGAGCGATTGTACATTAACTGGACACTTTGGTTATGCCTATATCGATTGTTCGTGCAATCCTTCCAATACCGACATATCCGAATCATTAGAAAACAATTCATTCGATATTTTTCCGAACCCTGTGAATGATTTAACAACCATTCGTTTTTCGTTAATGAAGGATGAGATGGTCAAAGTATCTGTCGTAGATCTTTTAGGCAACAAAATAGCCATTGTGGACGAAAAAAATATGATTTCTGGACAGAATGAGCTTCGATGGAATACCGAAGGAATTAGTAATGGTATGTATTTAATTCAACTTCAGATAGGAGAACATACCTTTACAAAAAAACTGATAGTCGCTCAAAAGTAA
- the rpmI gene encoding 50S ribosomal protein L35 encodes MPKMKTHSGAKKRFSMTGTGKVKRKHAFKSHILTKKTTKAKRALTGTTIVDKTDMPRVKAMLTIGK; translated from the coding sequence ATGCCAAAAATGAAAACGCATTCCGGAGCGAAAAAAAGATTTTCGATGACTGGAACAGGAAAAGTGAAGAGAAAACATGCTTTTAAAAGCCATATCTTGACTAAAAAAACAACGAAAGCGAAACGTGCCTTAACTGGAACTACTATCGTTGATAAAACAGATATGCCACGCGTAAAAGCAATGTTGACTATTGGAAAATAG
- a CDS encoding DUF1015 domain-containing protein, whose amino-acid sequence MANIIPFKGIRPSRDKVHLVASRSVDGYNTAELHDKLASNPFSFLHVISPDYSDGKKSKPGSIERLQKAKAKYLKFVEEEVFVTDDKPTYYIYQQLKDGNVYTGIIGCSSIDDYFNGVIKIHEQTLTDREEKLMHYLEVCDFNAEPVLFSYPNDQVIDEITAKSIQAEPVYDFTTTDRVRHKLWLVNDAATVSTIQERFSKIPAVYIADGHHRSASSGLLGKSRRAKNPGYTGKEPYNYYLGVFFPETQLKIFDFNRVVRDINDLSVADFLKKLSEKFIIVEKEELYKPSKKHNFSMYLEGKWYSLDAKKEIIHNEEPVGSLDASILTEHILSPILDVHDLKTDKRIGFVSGIKGMKELKHQVDKWNFKVAFGLYPVEMEQLKHIADTNNIMPPKTTWVEPKMRSGLVIYSLSE is encoded by the coding sequence ATGGCGAATATCATTCCTTTTAAAGGCATCCGTCCTTCTCGAGATAAAGTTCATTTAGTTGCATCCCGTTCTGTAGACGGCTACAATACGGCTGAATTGCACGACAAACTGGCAAGTAATCCTTTCTCATTTTTACATGTGATTAGTCCGGATTACAGCGATGGTAAAAAATCAAAGCCGGGTTCGATTGAACGTTTGCAAAAAGCAAAAGCAAAATACCTAAAATTTGTTGAAGAAGAAGTTTTTGTGACGGATGATAAACCAACGTATTACATCTATCAACAACTGAAGGATGGCAATGTATATACCGGAATCATCGGTTGTTCCAGCATCGATGATTATTTTAACGGAGTGATTAAAATACACGAACAAACATTAACAGATAGAGAAGAAAAACTCATGCATTATTTGGAAGTGTGTGATTTTAATGCAGAACCTGTTTTGTTCAGCTACCCCAATGATCAAGTGATTGACGAAATAACAGCTAAATCAATTCAGGCAGAACCAGTTTATGATTTTACAACAACCGATAGAGTAAGACATAAATTGTGGTTGGTAAATGATGCAGCGACTGTTTCAACGATTCAAGAGCGTTTTTCTAAAATACCTGCAGTATATATTGCAGATGGTCATCATCGTTCGGCTTCCTCCGGATTGCTAGGAAAATCCCGTAGAGCAAAAAATCCAGGATATACGGGCAAAGAACCCTATAATTATTATTTAGGAGTTTTCTTTCCAGAAACACAATTGAAGATTTTTGATTTTAATCGTGTTGTGCGTGATATCAATGATTTATCGGTTGCCGATTTTTTGAAAAAACTTTCCGAAAAGTTTATCATTGTAGAAAAAGAAGAATTGTACAAACCTTCGAAAAAGCATAATTTCAGTATGTATCTGGAAGGGAAATGGTATTCCTTAGATGCAAAAAAAGAAATCATTCACAACGAAGAACCTGTTGGAAGCTTGGATGCATCCATCTTAACCGAACACATCCTCTCTCCTATTCTGGATGTTCACGATTTAAAAACAGATAAACGAATTGGATTTGTTTCTGGAATAAAAGGAATGAAGGAATTGAAACACCAGGTAGATAAATGGAATTTCAAAGTAGCATTTGGCCTATATCCTGTGGAAATGGAGCAATTGAAACACATTGCGGATACAAATAACATTATGCCACCGAAAACCACTTGGGTAGAACCAAAGATGAGAAGTGGTTTGGTGATTTATAGTTTGAGTGAATGA
- a CDS encoding YggS family pyridoxal phosphate-dependent enzyme encodes MSIADNLHRIKSSLPPQVTLIAVTKTHPVNKLQEVYDAGHKIFGENKVQEMVDKYEVMPKDIEWHLIGHLQSNKVKYIAPFVSLIHSVDSLKLLQEINKQAEKNNRIINCLLQIYIAKEETKFGLSFEEAEQLIHSAELKDLKNIKITGFMGMATNTDKKELISNEFKSLKQFYDKLSNFSTFNFQLSNVSMGMSSDYQLAIEQGSTLIRVGSSIFGQRG; translated from the coding sequence ATGAGCATTGCAGATAACCTCCATAGAATAAAATCCTCTCTTCCTCCCCAAGTAACGCTGATTGCGGTTACAAAAACACATCCTGTCAATAAACTTCAGGAAGTATACGATGCTGGTCACAAGATCTTCGGTGAGAATAAGGTTCAGGAGATGGTGGATAAATATGAAGTGATGCCGAAAGATATAGAATGGCATTTGATTGGACATTTACAGAGTAATAAAGTAAAATACATTGCTCCGTTTGTTTCATTAATACATTCGGTGGATAGTTTGAAATTACTTCAGGAAATCAACAAACAAGCAGAAAAGAACAACAGAATCATCAATTGTTTACTACAAATTTACATCGCAAAAGAGGAAACAAAATTCGGTTTGAGTTTTGAAGAAGCGGAACAACTCATTCATTCAGCGGAACTAAAGGACTTAAAAAACATAAAAATTACCGGTTTTATGGGAATGGCCACAAATACGGACAAAAAGGAACTTATCTCCAATGAATTCAAGTCGTTGAAGCAGTTTTACGACAAACTTTCCAATTTTTCAACCTTCAACTTTCAACTTTCCAACGTGAGTATGGGCATGAGTTCCGACTATCAATTGGCAATTGAACAAGGAAGTACGTTAATCCGCGTAGGAAGCTCTATTTTCGGGCAAAGAGGCTGA
- a CDS encoding amidohydrolase family protein, with protein MRALLYAQNFDGLILTHCDEKTISHDGKMNEGIVSTQLGLKGIPALAEELMVARNIFLAEYADAPIHISNISTQKSADLIKQAKAKGLNVTASATIYNLVLDDTLLKGFDSNYKLNPPLRTKADVEGLKKAVADGTIDVLTCDHRPQDIESKDVEFDQASNGMIGLESAFGLINSNKGKIKLNTLIDAITHQPRQLLKLKEVKVEEGEVANLTVFNPDVTWTFEKKHIHSKSANTPFIGTTFTGKVIGIINNKQSHWNKL; from the coding sequence ATGCGTGCCCTCCTCTATGCGCAGAATTTTGACGGATTAATTCTTACACACTGCGATGAGAAAACCATTTCTCATGATGGTAAAATGAATGAAGGGATTGTGTCTACTCAACTTGGTTTAAAAGGAATACCCGCACTCGCAGAAGAATTAATGGTGGCTCGTAATATCTTTTTAGCAGAATATGCCGATGCTCCTATTCATATTTCAAACATCTCGACACAAAAATCAGCTGATTTAATCAAGCAGGCAAAAGCAAAAGGGTTAAATGTGACAGCTTCTGCTACGATTTATAATCTGGTGCTGGACGATACTTTACTAAAAGGATTTGATAGCAATTACAAGTTAAATCCCCCACTTCGCACAAAAGCAGATGTAGAAGGGCTTAAAAAAGCTGTTGCAGATGGCACAATCGATGTCCTTACCTGTGATCACCGCCCACAGGATATTGAATCAAAGGATGTTGAATTTGATCAGGCATCGAATGGGATGATTGGCTTAGAAAGTGCATTTGGCTTGATAAATAGTAATAAAGGCAAAATTAAACTGAACACTTTAATTGATGCAATCACCCACCAGCCACGCCAACTGCTAAAACTCAAAGAGGTGAAAGTTGAAGAAGGGGAAGTGGCTAATTTAACAGTGTTTAACCCGGATGTAACCTGGACATTCGAAAAAAAACACATCCACTCGAAATCAGCAAATACGCCATTTATTGGAACCACATTTACGGGTAAAGTGATTGGAATCATTAATAATAAACAGTCGCATTGGAATAAATTGTAG
- a CDS encoding cold shock domain-containing protein: MKTGTVKFFNEAKGFGFIKDDSGQEIFVHATGLEDKIKENDTVTFDVAEGKKGLNAVNVKKA; encoded by the coding sequence ATGAAAACAGGTACAGTAAAATTCTTTAACGAAGCAAAAGGTTTTGGTTTTATTAAAGACGATTCAGGTCAAGAAATTTTTGTTCACGCAACAGGTTTGGAAGACAAAATCAAAGAAAACGACACAGTAACGTTTGATGTTGCTGAAGGCAAAAAAGGTTTAAATGCGGTAAACGTAAAAAAAGCTTAA
- a CDS encoding TIGR02757 family protein: MTKSELRDFLNEKYDQYNRFNFIETDPISIPHQFTQKEDIEIAGFLAATIAWGQRVTIINNANKMMKLMGNSPFDFVMSAKQKDFARFDSFVHRTFNGVDAVFFMKSLQNIYKNHNGLEGAFAPTLSNPIPEQALQAISKFRNLFFSIDYPSRTKKHVSNPEENSSAKRLCMYLRWMVRNDKRGVDFGIWKDALPVSALMCPLDVHSGNVARKLGVLKRTQNDWKVVEELTGNLRKLDAKDPVKYDFALFGLGAFEKF, encoded by the coding sequence ATGACTAAAAGCGAATTGCGCGACTTTTTAAATGAGAAATACGATCAATACAATCGTTTTAATTTCATCGAAACGGATCCGATATCCATTCCGCATCAGTTCACGCAAAAAGAAGATATCGAGATTGCTGGTTTTTTAGCGGCTACCATTGCTTGGGGACAACGGGTGACCATTATCAACAATGCCAATAAGATGATGAAATTGATGGGCAACAGTCCATTCGATTTTGTGATGTCCGCCAAACAAAAGGATTTTGCACGTTTTGATTCTTTTGTTCATCGCACATTTAACGGTGTGGATGCAGTGTTTTTCATGAAATCGCTACAAAATATCTACAAAAACCACAATGGGCTGGAAGGAGCATTCGCTCCTACTCTTTCTAACCCTATTCCTGAACAAGCACTTCAAGCAATAAGTAAATTCAGAAACCTTTTCTTCTCGATTGATTATCCTTCCCGCACAAAAAAACATGTATCCAATCCGGAAGAAAATTCATCAGCAAAAAGGTTATGCATGTATTTGCGATGGATGGTAAGAAACGATAAACGAGGAGTCGATTTCGGAATATGGAAGGATGCACTGCCTGTTTCTGCATTGATGTGTCCGCTTGATGTGCATTCAGGAAATGTTGCTCGTAAGTTGGGAGTATTGAAACGGACTCAAAACGACTGGAAAGTGGTGGAAGAACTCACAGGGAATTTGCGCAAGTTGGATGCAAAAGATCCTGTTAAATACGATTTTGCATTGTTTGGCCTCGGGGCGTTTGAGAAGTTTTAG
- a CDS encoding translation initiation factor IF-3 produces the protein MNERIRAKEVRVVFEGIEPGVYPIEKALEIAREAGLDLVEISPTAVPPVCKVVDYKKFLYDQKKKQKELKAKAAKTVIKEIRFGPQTDEHDFNFKKNHAIKFLQEGSKVKAFVFFKGRSILFKEQGEILLLRFVNELDEYGKPEQMPVLEGKKMIMVIAPKKK, from the coding sequence ATCAACGAACGCATTAGAGCTAAAGAAGTACGTGTTGTATTTGAAGGAATTGAGCCTGGCGTTTATCCTATTGAAAAAGCGTTAGAAATAGCGAGAGAAGCGGGATTAGACTTAGTTGAGATTTCTCCAACAGCAGTTCCACCGGTTTGTAAAGTAGTAGATTATAAGAAATTTTTATACGATCAAAAGAAAAAACAAAAGGAACTAAAAGCGAAAGCTGCTAAAACAGTTATCAAAGAAATTCGCTTCGGTCCTCAAACAGATGAGCACGATTTTAATTTTAAAAAGAATCATGCCATTAAGTTTTTACAAGAAGGTTCAAAAGTAAAAGCATTTGTATTTTTCAAAGGTCGCTCTATCTTATTTAAAGAACAAGGTGAAATTTTATTGTTACGCTTTGTGAACGAATTGGATGAGTACGGAAAACCAGAGCAAATGCCTGTGTTAGAAGGAAAGAAAATGATTATGGTGATTGCGCCTAAGAAAAAGTAG
- the rplT gene encoding 50S ribosomal protein L20, with protein sequence MPRSVNSVASRARRKKVLKQTKGYWGARKNVLTIAKNVLEKGLTYAYRDRKQKKRNFRAIWIQRINAGVRPYGMSYSQFMGKVHAKNIDLNRKVLADLAMNNPEAFKAVVESVK encoded by the coding sequence ATGCCTAGATCGGTTAACTCGGTGGCTTCAAGAGCCAGAAGAAAAAAAGTATTAAAACAAACAAAAGGTTATTGGGGAGCTAGAAAAAACGTTCTTACAATTGCTAAAAACGTTTTAGAAAAAGGTTTAACTTACGCTTACCGCGATAGAAAACAAAAGAAACGTAACTTCCGCGCAATCTGGATCCAACGTATCAACGCTGGTGTTCGTCCATACGGAATGTCTTACTCACAATTTATGGGTAAAGTACACGCTAAAAATATCGACCTAAACCGTAAGGTCTTAGCTGATTTAGCAATGAACAACCCAGAAGCTTTTAAAGCGGTGGTTGAATCAGTAAAATAG
- a CDS encoding BatA and WFA domain-containing protein, with amino-acid sequence MSFTYPAFLFALSAVAIPIIIHLFNFRKFKTVYFSNVRFLKEVKQETQAKSKLKHLLVLAARILAIVFLVLAFSQPYIASENNKKPVGDKTVSIFIDNSFSMETINKNGTLLDEAKKRALEIVAAYKPTDRFQLLTNDFEGKHQRLVNKEEFIELLDEVKISPVTRSFSEISLRQTDVLNEVNKNKTAFLLSDFQKTMMDWNQVKNDTSIQFKFIPLLAAEKSNVFIDTCWFESPIRQYNQVEKLHVRIKNVSEKVLEKNSIKLFINNIQKTPASFDIDKNSQTEVVLSFSSKETGIQDCRIELNDYPVTFDDKFYFTFEVEKNIPVMTINGIGLDASLSPFTKLFGSDSLFVYSEVAENKIDYSFLNKNKLIVINELKTISSGLGQSLKKFMENGGSVLVFPNKDSDLNSYKEFMVSLRANYFERLDTANTKVDKINMEHIVYKDVFDKKTFSATNLDLPKVNEHFVLSKTTRSNEEYLLKLQNGDVFLSTYPVEKGKLYIATVGISDNFSNLSRHAIFVPTLFKIAMHSQIAQPLFYTIGKDDAIESNKVISGENVFHIKNVAKKFDIIPEHKLVDSKTTILVHNQIKEANNYDLLANVDLIGGISYNFNRNESDLTCYTAAELTEKLNSLNWSNVSVMELSAQNLSESLMELEQGKKLWKLCIILALLFLATEVALLRFMK; translated from the coding sequence ATGAGCTTTACCTACCCTGCCTTTCTGTTCGCCCTTTCAGCAGTAGCAATACCAATCATCATTCATTTATTCAATTTCCGAAAATTTAAGACCGTTTACTTTAGCAATGTTCGCTTTTTAAAAGAGGTAAAGCAGGAAACCCAAGCAAAATCCAAACTTAAGCATTTATTGGTTTTAGCCGCGCGTATTCTGGCGATTGTCTTTTTAGTATTGGCCTTTTCTCAACCCTATATTGCATCCGAAAACAATAAAAAGCCGGTTGGTGATAAAACGGTTAGTATTTTTATCGACAACTCTTTCAGTATGGAAACCATCAATAAGAATGGTACTCTCCTGGATGAAGCAAAAAAACGCGCACTCGAAATTGTAGCCGCTTATAAACCAACCGATCGTTTTCAATTATTGACCAACGATTTTGAAGGCAAACATCAACGGTTGGTCAACAAAGAAGAGTTTATTGAATTGTTGGATGAAGTGAAAATTAGTCCGGTTACCCGCAGTTTCTCCGAAATTAGCTTGCGACAAACGGATGTATTGAATGAAGTCAATAAAAATAAAACAGCTTTTCTTCTCTCCGATTTTCAAAAAACAATGATGGATTGGAACCAGGTGAAAAACGATACATCCATTCAGTTTAAATTCATCCCCTTGTTAGCTGCTGAAAAAAGCAACGTATTCATTGATACGTGCTGGTTTGAAAGCCCTATTCGCCAATACAATCAAGTGGAAAAATTGCATGTTCGCATAAAAAATGTATCGGAAAAAGTATTGGAAAAAAATTCCATTAAGCTATTTATAAATAATATTCAAAAAACACCGGCCAGTTTTGATATAGATAAGAACAGTCAAACAGAAGTTGTGCTTTCGTTTTCTTCCAAAGAAACTGGAATTCAAGATTGCCGTATTGAATTAAATGATTATCCGGTGACCTTTGATGATAAATTTTATTTCACTTTTGAAGTAGAAAAAAACATTCCCGTGATGACCATCAATGGAATTGGGTTAGATGCTTCTTTATCGCCATTCACGAAGCTATTCGGTTCCGATTCACTTTTTGTGTATTCGGAAGTAGCAGAAAACAAAATTGATTATTCATTCCTGAATAAAAACAAGTTGATTGTGATTAATGAATTAAAAACCATTTCCTCCGGACTTGGTCAATCCTTGAAGAAATTCATGGAGAACGGAGGAAGTGTCCTTGTTTTTCCAAACAAAGATTCAGATTTGAACTCCTATAAAGAGTTTATGGTTTCGTTGCGAGCAAACTACTTTGAACGTTTGGATACAGCCAACACAAAAGTGGATAAGATAAATATGGAACATATCGTCTACAAAGATGTGTTTGATAAAAAAACATTCAGTGCTACCAACTTGGACTTGCCGAAGGTGAACGAACATTTTGTGCTTTCGAAAACCACGAGAAGTAATGAAGAGTATTTATTGAAACTTCAAAACGGAGATGTGTTTTTAAGCACCTATCCGGTAGAAAAAGGAAAGCTATACATTGCTACGGTGGGAATTTCCGACAATTTTAGTAACCTATCCCGTCATGCCATTTTTGTTCCTACACTCTTTAAAATTGCGATGCATAGCCAGATAGCACAGCCACTTTTTTATACCATTGGAAAAGACGATGCAATTGAAAGTAATAAAGTGATTAGTGGTGAAAATGTATTTCATATAAAAAATGTAGCAAAGAAATTTGATATTATTCCTGAACATAAATTAGTAGATTCCAAAACAACGATACTCGTTCACAATCAGATCAAAGAAGCGAACAACTACGATTTATTGGCCAATGTGGACTTAATTGGAGGGATTTCCTATAATTTTAATCGAAACGAATCGGATTTGACGTGTTATACGGCCGCAGAATTAACTGAAAAATTAAATTCGTTAAATTGGAGTAATGTTAGCGTAATGGAACTGAGTGCGCAAAACTTATCTGAATCATTAATGGAATTAGAGCAAGGCAAAAAATTATGGAAACTTTGTATTATTTTAGCACTGCTTTTTTTGGCAACTGAAGTGGCTTTGTTACGCTTCATGAAATGA
- a CDS encoding 3-phosphoglycerate dehydrogenase, whose amino-acid sequence MTKILVATEKAFAKTAVEGIKKIITDAGYEISLLENYTNPDDLLKAVADADAMIIRSDKATKQVIDAGKKLKLIVRAGAGYDNIDLAAATEKGIVAMNTPGQNSNAVAELTFGMLVFMARGNFKGVSGTELKGKKIGIHAYGNVGKNVARIAKGFDMDVYAFDPFVPKEVIEKDGIKGVNSVEELYSTCHYISLNIPATEKTKNSINLELLSKMPVGATVINTARKEVINEAELVQVFEKRPDFKYISDIMPGNHEELLKFENRYYCTPKKQGAETSEANINAGLAAANQIVDFFKNGITKFQVNK is encoded by the coding sequence ATGACCAAAATATTAGTTGCTACAGAAAAGGCTTTTGCGAAAACAGCTGTTGAAGGAATAAAAAAAATAATTACAGACGCTGGTTATGAAATTAGCCTGTTAGAGAATTATACAAATCCAGATGATCTTCTTAAAGCAGTTGCAGACGCTGATGCAATGATTATCAGAAGTGATAAAGCGACTAAACAAGTGATTGATGCAGGTAAAAAATTAAAACTGATTGTGCGTGCTGGAGCAGGGTACGATAACATTGACTTAGCTGCAGCTACTGAAAAAGGAATTGTGGCAATGAATACACCCGGACAAAATTCAAATGCTGTTGCTGAGTTAACCTTTGGTATGCTTGTGTTTATGGCTCGTGGAAACTTTAAAGGCGTTTCAGGAACCGAATTAAAAGGAAAGAAAATTGGTATTCATGCGTATGGAAATGTTGGAAAGAACGTAGCCCGCATTGCAAAAGGTTTTGATATGGACGTGTATGCATTCGATCCTTTTGTTCCAAAAGAAGTTATTGAAAAGGACGGAATCAAAGGTGTGAACTCTGTTGAAGAATTGTATAGTACTTGTCATTACATCTCGTTAAACATTCCGGCAACTGAAAAAACAAAGAATTCAATTAATTTAGAATTATTGTCGAAAATGCCTGTAGGTGCAACAGTAATTAATACTGCAAGAAAAGAAGTAATCAATGAAGCAGAATTAGTACAAGTATTTGAAAAAAGACCTGATTTTAAATACATCTCCGACATTATGCCGGGAAATCATGAAGAGCTTTTGAAGTTTGAGAATAGATACTATTGCACTCCTAAAAAACAAGGAGCAGAAACATCTGAAGCCAATATTAATGCTGGATTGGCTGCTGCAAATCAAATAGTTGATTTTTTCAAGAACGGTATCACAAAATTCCAAGTTAATAAATAG